The proteins below are encoded in one region of Knoellia sp. S7-12:
- the atpB gene encoding F0F1 ATP synthase subunit A has protein sequence MILTALAAGTTTAVVAAEGGEGFETPTPDIFWLPLIGEGDWAITEQMVWGGVSVVILSVVMVALSKNAAIVPSKGQFYMEGFYNFARNGIARDMIGTKHFLKYVPLLFSLFSLILINNWFGIIPPVMNPTMGRIGFPIALVLVVYVVYHWIGIQKMGLKGYFAHLVPPGLPGWITPAIFVLEFITYFITRPLTLALRLFGNMFAGHMLIVLFVSAGAFFLSQGVVFKLLSVPTFIMAAAMVVFEALVQFLQAYVFTLLAASYIAGALADDH, from the coding sequence GTGATCCTGACTGCGCTTGCTGCAGGGACCACGACCGCCGTCGTCGCCGCAGAGGGCGGTGAGGGTTTCGAGACCCCCACGCCTGACATCTTCTGGCTCCCGCTGATCGGCGAGGGCGACTGGGCCATCACCGAGCAGATGGTCTGGGGCGGCGTCTCCGTCGTCATCCTCAGTGTCGTCATGGTGGCCCTGTCCAAGAACGCCGCGATCGTCCCCTCCAAGGGCCAGTTCTACATGGAGGGCTTCTACAACTTCGCGCGCAACGGCATCGCCCGCGACATGATCGGGACCAAGCACTTCCTCAAGTACGTCCCGCTCCTGTTCAGCCTCTTCTCGCTGATCCTCATCAACAACTGGTTCGGGATCATCCCGCCGGTGATGAACCCGACGATGGGTCGGATCGGCTTCCCGATCGCGCTCGTCCTCGTCGTCTATGTGGTCTACCACTGGATCGGCATCCAAAAGATGGGCCTCAAGGGCTACTTCGCCCACTTGGTCCCCCCGGGCCTGCCGGGCTGGATCACGCCCGCGATCTTCGTGCTGGAGTTCATCACCTACTTCATCACCCGCCCGCTCACGCTCGCGCTGCGACTCTTCGGCAACATGTTTGCCGGGCACATGCTCATCGTGCTCTTCGTGAGTGCAGGTGCGTTCTTCTTGTCCCAGGGTGTCGTCTTCAAGTTGCTCTCGGTCCCGACCTTCATCATGGCCGCGGCCATGGTCGTCTTCGAGGCGCTGGTCCAGTTCCTCCAGGCCTACGTCTTCACCCTGCTCGCGGCCAGCTACATCGCCGGAGCCCTCGCCGACGACCACTAA
- a CDS encoding ATP synthase F0 subunit C has product MIVDGNLSLVGYGLATIGPAIAVGLIFAAYINGVARQPEARNLLQPIAILGFALAEALAIFALVLYFVPGA; this is encoded by the coding sequence ATCATCGTGGACGGAAACCTCTCGCTCGTTGGCTACGGACTCGCGACCATCGGCCCGGCCATTGCCGTCGGCCTGATCTTCGCCGCCTACATCAACGGTGTGGCCCGCCAGCCCGAGGCCCGCAACCTCCTCCAGCCGATCGCCATTCTTGGCTTCGCGCTTGCTGAGGCGCTTGCGATCTTCGCGCTGGTGCTCTACTTCGTTCCCGGCGCCTGA
- a CDS encoding F0F1 ATP synthase subunit B encodes MQFTATPSTVVSLATAEGAKMPLIPHIPELIFGLVMIGILYWVVSKFVVPNLEKAYEERRAAIEGGMEQAEEAQAQAQAALQQYEAQLHEARTEANAIREEARAEGASIVTELREKAQAESSRITESAKRQIEAERQQAVVSLRSEVGTLSTNLASRIVGESLEDEVRQKGMIDRFLAELESGSLRPEKVAAASVPAPAQDAQASEQPAQGELDLGTDGTAGRDA; translated from the coding sequence GTGCAGTTCACCGCCACGCCTTCGACGGTCGTCTCACTGGCGACCGCTGAGGGCGCCAAGATGCCCCTCATCCCGCACATCCCCGAGCTGATCTTTGGTCTCGTGATGATCGGAATCCTCTACTGGGTGGTGTCGAAGTTCGTCGTCCCCAACCTGGAGAAGGCATACGAGGAGCGTCGTGCTGCCATCGAAGGCGGCATGGAGCAGGCAGAGGAAGCCCAGGCCCAGGCCCAGGCCGCCCTGCAGCAGTACGAAGCCCAGCTGCACGAGGCCCGCACCGAGGCCAACGCCATCCGCGAGGAGGCGCGGGCCGAGGGTGCGTCCATCGTCACCGAGTTGCGCGAGAAGGCGCAGGCGGAGTCGAGCCGGATCACCGAGTCGGCCAAGCGTCAGATCGAAGCCGAGCGTCAGCAGGCCGTGGTCTCGCTGCGCTCCGAGGTCGGCACGCTCTCAACGAACCTCGCCAGCCGCATCGTCGGCGAGTCCCTCGAGGACGAGGTCCGTCAGAAGGGCATGATCGACCGCTTCCTCGCCGAGCTCGAGAGCGGTTCGCTCCGCCCCGAGAAGGTCGCCGCGGCGTCCGTTCCGGCTCCGGCGCAAGATGCCCAGGCATCGGAGCAGCCCGCACAGGGTGAGCTCGACCTGGGCACCGACGGCACGGCAGGGCGGGACGCCTGA
- a CDS encoding F0F1 ATP synthase subunit delta, with product MRGSSRGAGLAAEEALNSALDGVDRNALAEELFSIAATIEGDAGLRRAFADPARDGEAKRGLADRIFGGKVSEAATSVTGEVVAQRWASEGDLSDTFEALAVRALLASAEKAGRIDAVEDELFRFERIVAGDTELRDTLSSRNTDVTGKAGIVRGLLEGKASPETVRLAEQAVLVARGRRLDRVLETYLKLAATRRDELTAVVSVAIPLDEQQRSRLASALRDIYGKKVTLQTVLDTRVVGGIRVQIGDEVVDGTVLRRLETVRHDLAG from the coding sequence ATGCGTGGCTCGTCTCGTGGTGCTGGGTTGGCGGCCGAGGAGGCCCTCAACTCGGCTCTCGACGGCGTCGACCGCAACGCGCTGGCCGAGGAGCTCTTCTCGATCGCCGCGACGATCGAGGGCGACGCCGGACTGCGACGCGCCTTCGCCGATCCGGCTCGTGACGGCGAGGCCAAGCGAGGCCTGGCCGATCGCATCTTCGGCGGCAAGGTCAGCGAGGCAGCCACATCCGTCACGGGTGAGGTCGTCGCGCAGCGTTGGGCCAGCGAGGGCGACCTCAGTGACACCTTCGAGGCACTCGCCGTCCGTGCGCTGCTTGCCAGCGCCGAGAAGGCAGGTCGCATCGACGCCGTCGAGGACGAGCTGTTCCGCTTCGAGCGGATCGTCGCCGGCGACACCGAGCTGCGCGACACCCTCTCGAGCCGCAACACCGATGTGACCGGCAAGGCCGGCATCGTGCGGGGTCTGCTCGAGGGCAAGGCATCGCCCGAAACCGTGCGCCTCGCCGAGCAGGCAGTGCTCGTCGCACGCGGTCGACGCCTCGACCGGGTGCTCGAGACCTACCTCAAGCTCGCGGCGACGCGTCGTGACGAGCTCACAGCTGTCGTCTCGGTCGCCATCCCGCTCGACGAGCAGCAGCGGTCCCGCCTCGCCTCGGCGCTGCGTGACATCTACGGCAAGAAGGTCACCCTGCAGACGGTGCTGGACACCAGGGTCGTCGGTGGGATTCGGGTCCAGATCGGCGACGAGGTCGTCGACGGGACCGTCCTGCGGCGCCTGGAAACGGTGCGGCACGACCTCGCCGGCTAG
- the atpA gene encoding F0F1 ATP synthase subunit alpha: MTELSIRPEEIRDALDTYVQSYEPGAASREEVGRVTDAGDGIAHVEGLPSAMTNELLEFEDGTLGLALNLDVHQIGVVILGDFSKIEEGQEVKRTGEVLSVPVGDSFLGRVVDPLGNPIDGLGDIQSDERRALELQAPNVVQRKSVHEPLQTGLKAVDAMTPIGRGQRQLIIGDRQTGKTTVAVDTIINQKEFWETGDPTKQVRCIYVAIGQKGSTIASVRGTLEDAGAMEYTTIVAAPASDSAGFKYLAPYTGSAIGQHWMYQGKHVLIVFDDLSKQAEAYRAVSLLLRRPPGREAYPGDVFYLHSRLLERCAKLNDELGAGSMTGLPIIETKAGDVSAYIPTNVISITDGQIYLQADLFNANVRPAVDVGVSVSRVGGAAQTKAMKGVSGRLKLDLAQFRALEAFAMFASDLDPASKAQLAKGARLVELLKQSQSAPFPVEEQVVSVWAGTTGQLDSVAVEDIRRFESEFLGHLRRSKKDLLDAIRETGKFEASTEEALKVEIDSFKKGFEPSDKDNVPVDSTESGDDALDSEQEKIVKQKR, from the coding sequence ATGACGGAGCTCTCGATCCGTCCGGAGGAGATCCGGGACGCACTGGACACCTACGTCCAGTCCTATGAGCCCGGAGCGGCTTCGCGCGAAGAGGTCGGCCGCGTCACTGACGCCGGTGACGGCATCGCGCACGTCGAGGGCCTGCCCTCGGCCATGACCAACGAGCTCCTCGAGTTCGAGGACGGCACGTTGGGCCTCGCGCTCAACCTCGACGTCCACCAGATCGGTGTCGTCATCCTCGGTGACTTCTCCAAGATCGAGGAGGGCCAGGAGGTCAAGCGCACCGGAGAGGTCCTCTCCGTTCCCGTGGGAGACAGCTTCCTCGGTCGCGTCGTCGACCCACTCGGCAACCCGATCGATGGTCTCGGCGACATCCAGAGTGACGAGCGCCGCGCGCTCGAGCTCCAGGCGCCCAACGTCGTCCAGCGCAAGTCGGTTCACGAGCCGCTGCAGACGGGCCTCAAGGCCGTCGACGCCATGACGCCGATCGGCCGTGGCCAGCGCCAGCTCATCATTGGTGACCGTCAGACCGGCAAGACCACCGTCGCCGTCGACACGATCATCAACCAGAAGGAATTCTGGGAGACCGGCGACCCGACCAAGCAGGTCCGCTGCATCTATGTCGCGATCGGCCAGAAGGGCTCGACCATCGCGTCGGTCCGCGGCACGCTCGAGGACGCTGGTGCCATGGAGTACACGACCATCGTCGCGGCTCCGGCCTCGGACTCGGCTGGCTTCAAGTACCTCGCGCCCTACACCGGCTCGGCCATCGGCCAGCACTGGATGTACCAGGGCAAGCACGTCCTCATCGTCTTCGATGACCTGTCCAAGCAGGCCGAGGCCTACCGCGCCGTCTCGCTCCTCCTGCGTCGTCCGCCGGGCCGCGAGGCCTACCCGGGTGACGTCTTCTACCTGCACTCCCGTCTGCTCGAGCGTTGCGCGAAGCTCAACGACGAGCTCGGTGCGGGTTCGATGACCGGCCTCCCGATCATCGAGACCAAGGCGGGTGACGTCTCGGCCTACATCCCGACCAACGTCATCTCCATCACCGACGGTCAGATCTACCTCCAGGCCGACCTCTTCAACGCCAACGTCCGCCCCGCGGTCGACGTGGGTGTGTCGGTGTCCCGAGTCGGTGGCGCCGCGCAGACCAAGGCCATGAAGGGCGTCTCCGGTCGCCTCAAGCTCGACCTGGCGCAGTTCCGTGCGCTCGAGGCCTTCGCGATGTTCGCGTCCGACCTCGACCCCGCTTCCAAGGCCCAGTTGGCGAAGGGTGCGCGTCTCGTCGAGCTGCTCAAGCAGTCGCAGTCGGCACCGTTCCCCGTCGAGGAGCAGGTCGTCTCGGTCTGGGCCGGCACCACCGGTCAGCTCGACTCGGTCGCAGTGGAGGACATCCGCCGCTTCGAGTCCGAGTTCCTCGGCCACCTGCGCCGCAGCAAGAAGGACCTGCTCGACGCGATCCGCGAGACGGGCAAGTTCGAGGCCTCCACCGAAGAGGCCCTCAAGGTCGAGATCGACTCCTTCAAGAAGGGCTTCGAGCCCTCTGACAAGGACAACGTTCCCGTCGACTCGACCGAGAGTGGCGACGACGCCCTCGACTCCGAGCAGGAAAAGATCGTCAAGCAGAAGCGCTGA
- a CDS encoding F0F1 ATP synthase subunit gamma, producing the protein MGAQIRVYRQRIRSVSATKKITRAMELMAAARVVKAQQAVRESSPYARAITRAVSAVATFSNEDHILTTEKEKVTRAAVVIITSDRGLAGAYSSSVLKESERLVARLREEGKEAVPYLLGRKSVGYYKFRQREFAAEWTGNSEKPTFETAREIGERLVGDFLLDTESEGGVDEVHIVFSRFVSMVTQEPEVIRLLPLEIVEGTEAPAEGDLFPLYEFEPSVEEVLDALLPKYVTSRLFNCMLQAAASELAARQRAMKSATDNAEELVKKYTRLVNQARQAEITQEISEIVGGASALAESK; encoded by the coding sequence ATGGGAGCGCAGATCCGGGTTTACCGGCAGCGCATCCGGTCCGTCAGCGCGACGAAGAAGATCACGCGGGCCATGGAGCTCATGGCCGCGGCTCGCGTCGTCAAGGCCCAGCAGGCCGTGCGTGAATCGAGCCCGTACGCGCGAGCGATCACGCGCGCCGTCTCGGCCGTCGCAACCTTCTCGAATGAGGACCACATCCTCACGACCGAGAAGGAGAAGGTGACCCGCGCTGCGGTCGTCATCATCACGTCGGACCGCGGACTCGCAGGCGCCTACAGCTCGTCGGTGCTCAAGGAGTCCGAGCGCCTCGTTGCGCGACTGCGTGAAGAGGGCAAGGAAGCCGTCCCCTACCTGCTCGGTCGCAAGTCGGTCGGCTACTACAAGTTCCGTCAGCGCGAGTTCGCGGCGGAGTGGACCGGCAACTCCGAGAAGCCGACCTTCGAGACCGCCCGTGAGATCGGTGAGCGGCTCGTCGGTGACTTCCTCCTGGACACCGAGTCCGAGGGCGGTGTCGACGAGGTCCACATCGTCTTCTCGCGCTTCGTGTCGATGGTGACGCAGGAGCCCGAGGTCATCCGCCTGCTTCCGCTCGAGATCGTGGAAGGGACCGAGGCGCCTGCAGAGGGCGACCTGTTCCCGCTCTACGAGTTCGAGCCGAGCGTCGAGGAGGTGCTCGATGCGCTGCTGCCCAAGTACGTCACGTCGCGCCTGTTCAACTGCATGCTCCAGGCTGCGGCCTCCGAGCTTGCCGCCCGTCAGCGTGCGATGAAGTCCGCGACGGACAATGCCGAGGAACTCGTCAAGAAGTACACCCGGCTGGTCAACCAGGCCCGTCAGGCCGAGATCACCCAAGAGATCAGCGAAATCGTCGGTGGCGCAAGCGCCCTGGCCGAGAGCAAGTGA
- the atpD gene encoding F0F1 ATP synthase subunit beta produces MTATVTDTDNSANDATPGGIGRVSRIIGPVVDIEFPADAMPEQYNLLTTTVELSGETKNLNLEVAQHIGDNMVRAISLQPTDGLVRGTQVQDTGGPITVPVGDETLGKVFNTTGEVMNLAEGETFEPKERWGIHRKAPAFDQLESKTEMFETGIKIIDLMTPYVQGGKIGLFGGAGVGKTVLIQEMIARVARDHGGVSVFAGVGERTREGNDLMVEMEEAGVLGQTALVFGQMDEPPGTRLRVALSALTMAEYFRDVQNQDVLLFIDNIFRFTQAGSEVSTLLGRMPSAVGYQPTLADEMGVLQERITSTRGNSITSMQAIYVPADDYTDPAPATTFAHLDATTELSREIASLGIYPAVDPLTSTSRILDRRYIAEDHYTTAVRIKSILQRNKELQDIIAILGIDELSEEDKILVNRARRIQRFLGQNTYVAKQFTGIEGSTVPLVDTIEAFTKIADGDFDHFPEQAFFMCGGLDDVERQAAEIQKNL; encoded by the coding sequence ATGACTGCCACTGTCACAGACACTGACAACTCCGCCAACGACGCCACGCCCGGCGGCATCGGTCGCGTCTCGCGCATCATCGGCCCGGTCGTCGACATCGAGTTCCCGGCCGACGCCATGCCCGAGCAGTACAACCTGCTCACCACCACGGTCGAGCTCTCGGGCGAGACGAAGAACCTCAACCTCGAGGTCGCCCAGCACATCGGCGACAACATGGTTCGCGCCATCTCCCTGCAGCCGACCGACGGCCTCGTCCGCGGCACCCAGGTGCAGGACACCGGCGGCCCCATCACAGTGCCCGTCGGCGACGAGACGCTTGGCAAGGTCTTCAACACCACCGGTGAGGTCATGAACCTCGCCGAGGGCGAGACCTTCGAGCCCAAGGAGCGGTGGGGCATCCACCGCAAGGCTCCGGCCTTCGACCAGCTCGAGTCCAAGACCGAGATGTTCGAGACCGGCATCAAGATCATCGACCTGATGACCCCCTACGTCCAGGGTGGCAAGATCGGCCTCTTCGGTGGTGCTGGTGTCGGCAAGACCGTCCTCATCCAGGAGATGATCGCCCGAGTCGCTCGCGACCACGGTGGTGTCTCGGTGTTCGCCGGTGTCGGTGAGCGCACCCGAGAGGGCAACGACCTCATGGTCGAGATGGAAGAGGCCGGCGTCCTCGGACAGACCGCCCTCGTGTTCGGCCAGATGGACGAGCCGCCGGGCACGCGTCTTCGCGTGGCCCTCTCGGCCCTGACCATGGCCGAGTACTTCCGCGACGTGCAGAACCAGGACGTTCTGCTCTTCATCGACAACATCTTCCGCTTCACGCAGGCCGGTTCCGAGGTCTCCACGCTGCTCGGCCGCATGCCGTCCGCCGTGGGTTACCAGCCGACCCTCGCCGACGAGATGGGTGTTCTCCAGGAGCGCATCACCTCGACGCGAGGCAACTCGATCACCTCGATGCAGGCGATCTACGTGCCCGCTGACGACTACACAGACCCGGCCCCGGCCACGACGTTCGCGCACCTCGACGCGACGACCGAGCTCTCGCGTGAGATCGCCTCGCTGGGTATCTACCCCGCCGTGGACCCGCTCACGTCGACCTCGCGAATCCTCGACCGTCGCTACATCGCCGAGGACCACTACACCACCGCGGTGCGCATCAAGTCGATCCTTCAGCGCAACAAGGAGCTGCAGGACATCATCGCGATCCTGGGGATCGACGAGCTCTCCGAAGAGGACAAGATCCTCGTCAACCGCGCCCGTCGCATCCAGCGCTTCCTCGGTCAGAACACCTACGTTGCCAAGCAGTTCACCGGTATCGAGGGCTCGACGGTGCCGCTCGTCGACACCATCGAGGCGTTCACGAAGATCGCCGACGGCGACTTCGACCACTTCCCCGAGCAGGCGTTCTTCATGTGTGGTGGCCTCGACGACGTCGAGCGTCAGGCCGCAGAGATCCAGAAGAACCTCTGA
- a CDS encoding F0F1 ATP synthase subunit epsilon → MSQLQVELVAADRKVWEGEASQVSARSIAGELGILPGHTPLLGVLVEGEVKIHGEGGVRTATINSGFLSVDHDRVTILAEAVDASGLTN, encoded by the coding sequence GTGAGCCAGCTTCAGGTCGAACTCGTTGCCGCGGACCGCAAGGTCTGGGAGGGCGAGGCGAGCCAGGTGAGTGCCCGCTCCATCGCAGGCGAGCTCGGCATCCTGCCCGGTCACACCCCGCTGCTCGGCGTTCTCGTCGAGGGCGAGGTCAAGATCCACGGTGAAGGCGGAGTCCGCACCGCCACGATCAACAGTGGCTTCCTCTCGGTCGACCACGACCGAGTGACGATTCTCGCCGAGGCCGTTGACGCCTCGGGACTGACCAACTGA
- a CDS encoding DUF2550 family protein: MTPIATIELVLVVALALLVAAVLFVWLRRRYISGGKPLMLCAINTGDRRWRLGLARIAGDHLDWFSVVGPSLRPDHSWVRHDLDLGAPHRLGEAVPGLPSDAVCVTGHAPSNDYELALSPAAYTSLRAWLESSPPGFNVNVA; encoded by the coding sequence ATGACGCCGATCGCCACCATCGAGCTCGTGCTCGTGGTGGCGCTCGCCCTGCTTGTGGCCGCCGTCCTCTTTGTCTGGCTGCGCCGCCGCTACATCTCGGGTGGCAAGCCGCTCATGCTCTGTGCGATCAACACCGGAGACCGCCGCTGGCGTCTTGGCCTGGCACGCATCGCGGGGGATCACCTCGACTGGTTCTCAGTCGTCGGTCCCTCTTTGCGTCCTGACCACTCGTGGGTGCGTCACGACCTTGACCTCGGTGCCCCGCACCGGCTCGGCGAGGCTGTCCCAGGGCTCCCGTCGGACGCCGTGTGTGTGACCGGGCACGCTCCTTCGAATGACTACGAACTTGCCCTCAGCCCAGCGGCATACACGTCGTTGCGTGCCTGGCTCGAGAGTTCGCCCCCCGGATTCAACGTCAACGTCGCCTGA
- a CDS encoding cob(I)yrinic acid a,c-diamide adenosyltransferase produces the protein MVNLTRIYTRTGDDGTTGLGDFSRTAKTDPRLAAYADVNEANAVIGVVLTTGDLPDDVRAILTRVQNDLFDVGADLCTPLRENPEYPPLRVQSAWIDELEADCDTQNDKLEKLRSFILPGGTVGAAHLHQATTVVRRAERTTWAAIETHGTDLGTAKGEGGVNPTTAAYLNRLSDLLFILARVANLDAGGDVLWQPGGGRAEAPTKGPKVPDTDDPTTDDD, from the coding sequence ATGGTCAACCTCACCCGCATCTACACCCGCACCGGCGATGACGGCACCACCGGGCTGGGGGATTTCAGCCGCACCGCCAAGACCGATCCGAGGCTTGCCGCCTACGCCGACGTCAACGAGGCCAACGCCGTGATCGGAGTCGTCCTCACGACCGGAGACCTGCCCGACGACGTGCGCGCCATCCTCACCCGTGTCCAGAACGACCTCTTCGACGTGGGGGCCGACCTGTGCACTCCCCTGCGCGAGAACCCCGAGTACCCACCACTGCGAGTCCAGAGCGCATGGATCGACGAGCTCGAGGCCGACTGCGACACCCAGAACGACAAGCTCGAGAAGCTCCGCTCGTTCATCCTGCCCGGCGGCACGGTCGGGGCAGCCCACCTGCATCAGGCGACCACGGTGGTCCGCCGAGCCGAGCGCACGACCTGGGCGGCCATCGAGACCCACGGCACCGACCTGGGCACCGCCAAAGGTGAGGGCGGGGTCAACCCGACGACCGCGGCATACCTCAACCGGCTTTCAGACCTGCTGTTCATCCTTGCCCGCGTGGCCAACCTCGACGCCGGCGGCGACGTCCTGTGGCAGCCCGGTGGCGGCCGGGCAGAGGCACCTACCAAGGGGCCCAAGGTCCCTGACACCGACGACCCCACCACCGACGACGACTGA
- a CDS encoding STAS domain-containing protein has translation MDQRRHTIVTLTEHRDESGHHVCLRGRLDFHTVPDLRMVLHRIVDDGHDDLLLDLSECEIGDATGFGVIVECLRRARRGSRTFCIVDADERTRRLLRRARLNHLIATAPSTLTAAVS, from the coding sequence GTGGATCAACGTCGACACACGATCGTGACGCTCACCGAGCATCGCGACGAGTCTGGTCACCATGTCTGCCTGCGCGGACGCCTCGACTTCCACACCGTGCCAGACCTGCGGATGGTGCTCCACCGCATCGTCGACGATGGTCACGACGACCTCCTCCTGGACCTCTCCGAGTGCGAGATCGGTGACGCGACCGGCTTCGGCGTCATCGTCGAGTGCCTGCGTCGCGCGCGTCGCGGATCGCGGACCTTCTGCATCGTCGACGCCGATGAGCGCACGCGTCGCCTCCTGCGCCGCGCTCGGTTGAACCACCTCATCGCCACCGCCCCGTCGACGCTCACCGCCGCGGTCAGCTGA
- a CDS encoding acyltransferase family protein: MSVTPAAPPRALGLDAARGLAVVAMVIAHGVPFISGGVSESGAFLLQQVNDLASPLFALVMGVAAGLVFTRGTASRGMARAVVRGVALILLGVGLEQLDHWVAVILHILGLLLIVGTPLLVLGSRWLLAIAAALFAGGPWVIEAVTRAAGGVAGGAATTAGWAENPLAQWLVTNTHYRVLTLLPLFLVGAVLARRGLDDERTSWWCLLGGLAMVWASFAAELLGHPVVFSGDYPDQLQEGGLALAAYGLVMATDIAGARQPSVYAVLRPLALIGQVALSLYVFHVALLVPLIPAFPDGGWLPFILLLGVALITAWAWARFIGRGPLEWLIDRLSPARTPPAVAGA; the protein is encoded by the coding sequence GTGAGTGTCACCCCGGCGGCCCCGCCTCGTGCCCTTGGGCTGGATGCCGCGCGCGGGCTGGCCGTCGTCGCAATGGTCATCGCCCACGGCGTCCCGTTCATCAGCGGGGGCGTATCCGAGTCGGGTGCCTTTCTGCTGCAACAGGTCAACGACCTGGCCTCTCCACTCTTTGCGCTGGTCATGGGCGTGGCGGCCGGGCTCGTCTTCACCCGTGGGACGGCCTCCCGAGGGATGGCGCGTGCCGTGGTCAGGGGGGTGGCGTTGATCCTGCTCGGCGTGGGGCTCGAACAGCTCGACCACTGGGTCGCCGTGATCCTGCACATCCTGGGTCTCCTGCTCATCGTCGGGACCCCGTTGCTGGTGCTGGGTTCGCGGTGGTTGCTGGCGATCGCTGCTGCTCTCTTCGCCGGTGGGCCGTGGGTGATCGAGGCGGTCACACGCGCTGCCGGTGGGGTCGCAGGCGGCGCGGCCACCACGGCTGGCTGGGCGGAGAACCCGCTCGCGCAATGGCTCGTCACCAACACGCACTACCGCGTGCTCACCCTGCTACCTCTCTTCCTCGTCGGTGCCGTGCTGGCGCGTCGCGGGCTCGACGACGAACGCACGTCGTGGTGGTGCCTCCTGGGCGGACTGGCGATGGTGTGGGCAAGCTTCGCCGCCGAGCTGTTGGGGCACCCGGTCGTCTTTTCCGGTGACTACCCCGACCAGTTGCAGGAGGGCGGACTGGCGCTTGCGGCATACGGGTTGGTCATGGCGACCGACATCGCTGGTGCGAGGCAACCTTCGGTGTATGCCGTGTTGCGACCGCTCGCGCTCATCGGTCAGGTGGCGCTGTCGCTCTACGTCTTCCACGTGGCGCTTCTCGTGCCGCTCATTCCGGCGTTCCCCGACGGCGGCTGGCTGCCGTTCATCCTTCTGCTCGGGGTTGCACTCATCACGGCCTGGGCATGGGCGCGGTTCATCGGGCGTGGACCGCTGGAGTGGCTCATCGACCGGCTTTCACCCGCCCGAACCCCTCCCGCCGTCGCGGGGGCGTGA